The Sus scrofa isolate TJ Tabasco breed Duroc chromosome X, Sscrofa11.1, whole genome shotgun sequence genome has a segment encoding these proteins:
- the HSD17B10 gene encoding 3-hydroxyacyl-CoA dehydrogenase type-2 isoform X1, with product MAAACRSVKVTGFSPLLLAPLPRLGWRGRRTKRKRSVLGEKGLVAIITGGASGLGLATAERLVGQGASAVLLDLPHSDGEAQAKKLGKSCAFAPADVTSEKDVQAALTLAKEKFGRVDVAVNCAGIGVASKTYNLKKSQAHTLEDFQRVLNVNLTGTFNVIRLVAGEMGQNEPDQGGQRGVIINTASIAAFEGQVGQAAYSASKGGIVSMTLPIARDLAPMGIRVMTIAPGLFGTPLLNTLPDKVRNFLANQVPFPSRLGDPAEYAHLAQVIIENPFLNGEVIRLDGAIRMQP from the exons ATGGCTGCTGCGTGTCGCAGCGTGAAGGTAACTGGGTTTTCTCCCCTGCTGCTTGCCCCGCTGCCCCGGCTGGGATGGCGCGGCCGTAGAACTAAGAGGAAGAGATCGGTACTGGGAGAAAAG GGTCTGGTGGCTATAATAACCGGTGGAGCCTCGGGCCTAGGCCTCGCCACGGCGGAGCGActggtggggcagggggcttcTGCTGTACTTCTGGACCTGCCCCACTCAGATGGGGAGGCCCAGGCGAAGAAGTTAGGGAAGAGCTGCGCCTTTGCCCCAGCCGAC GTGACCTCAGAGAAGGACGTGCAAGCAGCCCTGACTCTAGCAAAAGAAAAGTTTGGCCGCGTGGATGTGGCAGTCAACTGTGCAGGCATTGGAGTGGCCAGCAAGACATACAACTTAAAGAAGAGCCAGGCCCATACCTTGGAGGACTTTCAGCGAGTTCTCAAT GTGAATCTCACAGGCACCTTCAATGTGATCCGCCTAGTGGCTGGCGAGATGGGCCAGAATGAACCAGACCAGGGAGGCCAACGTGGGGTCATCATCAACACTGCCAGCATAGCTGCCTTTGAGGGCCAG GTTGGACAAGCTGCATACTCTGCCTCCAAGGGGGGCATAGTGAGCATGACACTGCCCATTGCTCGGGATCTGGCCCCCATGGGCATCCGGGTGATGACCATTGCTCCAG GCCTATTTGGCACCCCGCTGTTGAACACCCTCCCAGATAAAGTGCGCAACTTCCTGGCCAACCAGGTGCCCTTCCCCAGCCGACTGGGAGACCCTGCTGAGTATGCTCATCTGGCGCAGGTCATCATCGAGAACCCATTCCTCAATGGAGAGGTCATCCGGCTGGATGGGGCCATCCGGATGCAGCCTtga
- the HSD17B10 gene encoding 3-hydroxyacyl-CoA dehydrogenase type-2 isoform X3, translating into MAAACRSVKVTSEKDVQAALTLAKEKFGRVDVAVNCAGIGVASKTYNLKKSQAHTLEDFQRVLNVNLTGTFNVIRLVAGEMGQNEPDQGGQRGVIINTASIAAFEGQVGQAAYSASKGGIVSMTLPIARDLAPMGIRVMTIAPGLFGTPLLNTLPDKVRNFLANQVPFPSRLGDPAEYAHLAQVIIENPFLNGEVIRLDGAIRMQP; encoded by the exons ATGGCTGCTGCGTGTCGCAGCGTGAAG GTGACCTCAGAGAAGGACGTGCAAGCAGCCCTGACTCTAGCAAAAGAAAAGTTTGGCCGCGTGGATGTGGCAGTCAACTGTGCAGGCATTGGAGTGGCCAGCAAGACATACAACTTAAAGAAGAGCCAGGCCCATACCTTGGAGGACTTTCAGCGAGTTCTCAAT GTGAATCTCACAGGCACCTTCAATGTGATCCGCCTAGTGGCTGGCGAGATGGGCCAGAATGAACCAGACCAGGGAGGCCAACGTGGGGTCATCATCAACACTGCCAGCATAGCTGCCTTTGAGGGCCAG GTTGGACAAGCTGCATACTCTGCCTCCAAGGGGGGCATAGTGAGCATGACACTGCCCATTGCTCGGGATCTGGCCCCCATGGGCATCCGGGTGATGACCATTGCTCCAG GCCTATTTGGCACCCCGCTGTTGAACACCCTCCCAGATAAAGTGCGCAACTTCCTGGCCAACCAGGTGCCCTTCCCCAGCCGACTGGGAGACCCTGCTGAGTATGCTCATCTGGCGCAGGTCATCATCGAGAACCCATTCCTCAATGGAGAGGTCATCCGGCTGGATGGGGCCATCCGGATGCAGCCTtga
- the HSD17B10 gene encoding 3-hydroxyacyl-CoA dehydrogenase type-2 isoform X2, which produces MAAACRSVKGLVAIITGGASGLGLATAERLVGQGASAVLLDLPHSDGEAQAKKLGKSCAFAPADVTSEKDVQAALTLAKEKFGRVDVAVNCAGIGVASKTYNLKKSQAHTLEDFQRVLNVNLTGTFNVIRLVAGEMGQNEPDQGGQRGVIINTASIAAFEGQVGQAAYSASKGGIVSMTLPIARDLAPMGIRVMTIAPGLFGTPLLNTLPDKVRNFLANQVPFPSRLGDPAEYAHLAQVIIENPFLNGEVIRLDGAIRMQP; this is translated from the exons ATGGCTGCTGCGTGTCGCAGCGTGAAG GGTCTGGTGGCTATAATAACCGGTGGAGCCTCGGGCCTAGGCCTCGCCACGGCGGAGCGActggtggggcagggggcttcTGCTGTACTTCTGGACCTGCCCCACTCAGATGGGGAGGCCCAGGCGAAGAAGTTAGGGAAGAGCTGCGCCTTTGCCCCAGCCGAC GTGACCTCAGAGAAGGACGTGCAAGCAGCCCTGACTCTAGCAAAAGAAAAGTTTGGCCGCGTGGATGTGGCAGTCAACTGTGCAGGCATTGGAGTGGCCAGCAAGACATACAACTTAAAGAAGAGCCAGGCCCATACCTTGGAGGACTTTCAGCGAGTTCTCAAT GTGAATCTCACAGGCACCTTCAATGTGATCCGCCTAGTGGCTGGCGAGATGGGCCAGAATGAACCAGACCAGGGAGGCCAACGTGGGGTCATCATCAACACTGCCAGCATAGCTGCCTTTGAGGGCCAG GTTGGACAAGCTGCATACTCTGCCTCCAAGGGGGGCATAGTGAGCATGACACTGCCCATTGCTCGGGATCTGGCCCCCATGGGCATCCGGGTGATGACCATTGCTCCAG GCCTATTTGGCACCCCGCTGTTGAACACCCTCCCAGATAAAGTGCGCAACTTCCTGGCCAACCAGGTGCCCTTCCCCAGCCGACTGGGAGACCCTGCTGAGTATGCTCATCTGGCGCAGGTCATCATCGAGAACCCATTCCTCAATGGAGAGGTCATCCGGCTGGATGGGGCCATCCGGATGCAGCCTtga